The DNA sequence CGGCGAAGGCGCTGCCATTGTTCGCGGCGCCGCTGGAGTAGGCGTAGAGAATCTCCGCCAGTCCATGCGGTCCGCTGTTGTTCAGGTTTCCGGTGCCTGCCCCGTAAGAGCCGTTCCAGTATGCGTCTTTCGGGAACTGGATCACGGCCGTGATGCCCGAGAACAGCAGGATGGCGGCCGAGGTGGCGAGCATCGCCAGCATGGCCATCTTTACTTCCTTGCTCTCGATCTTTTTGCCCAGATATTCCGGCGTGCGGCCCACCATTAGTCCGGCGATGAACACGGCGACGATGGCGAACAGGAGCATGCCGTAGAGCCCGGCGCCTACACCACCGAAGATGACTTCGCCCAGGTGCAGGTTGAAGAGCGGGACCAGGCCCCCCAGCGGTGTGAAGCTGTCGTGCATGCCGTTGACGGCGCCGCAACTGGCGTCGGTGGTGGCGGTGGCAAAAAGAGCGGTGGCGGCGATGCCGAAGCGTACTTCCTTGCCCTCCATGTTGCCGCCGGGTTGGTTGGCGGTGGCCGCGGTCTGCAGGCCCATCTTAGCGAGGATCGGATTGCCGGCCTGCTCGGATGCATAGAGCGCAAAGACTCCGGCAAAGAAGAGCAAACTCATCGCGGCGAAGAGAGCCCAGCCTTGCCGGGTGTCGCCGACCATGCGTCCGAACGTGTAGGTCAGCCCTGCTGGGATGAGGAAGATCATCAGCATTTCAACGAAGTTCGATAGCGGTGTGGGGTTCTCGAACGGATGGGCCGAGTTCGCGTTGAAGAAGCCGCCGCCGTTGGTGCCGATCATCTTGATGGCCTCTTGCGATGCCACCGGGCCTTGGGCGAGGGTCTGCGTCTTGCCTTCGACGGTCGCGGCCTGCGTATAGGGCTTCAGGTTTTGAATGACGCCCTGCGAGCAGAGGAAGAGCGCGCCGACCAACGACATGGGCAACAGCAGGTAGAGTGTGCCGCGCACGAGGTCAGTCCAGAAGTTACCGATGGACGAAGCCTGCTGACGGGCGAAGCCGCGAATCACGGCAACTGCAATGGCAATGCCGGCGGCGGCCGAGGCGAAGTTCTGCACGGTGAGTCCGGCCATCTGGACCAGATAACTCATCGTGGTCTCGCCCACGTAGCTCTGCCAGTTGGTGTTCGTCACAAACGAGACAGCCGTGTTGAAGGCCAGGTCCGGTGTCATCGCCGTAGCGCCGCTGGGCGCATGCGCGCCGCCAAAACCCTGTGGATTGGCGGGCAGCAGGCCCTGGAGGCGCTGTAGCAGAAACAGCACGATGAAGCTGAACAGACTGAAGGACAGCAGGCTGGCCGTGTATTTGGTCCAGCGCTGCTCTTCCTTTTCGTCCACGCCGCCGAGGGCGTAGATCAGTTTCTCCACCGGCCGCAAGACCGGATGCAGAAAGGTCCTCTCGCCGGCAAACAGGCGCGTCATGAAGGCGCCCAGCGGTTTGGTCGCGGCGAGGATGACCGCGAAGAACACAAGAATTTGAAGCACACCCAGTGTCGTCATAACAGATCCCTCAGAAGCGCTCCGGCTTCAGCAACGCATAAACCAGGTACACGAACAGCAGGGCCCCAGCGATGCCTGCAATCAGATAATCCATGTCGGCTTTC is a window from the uncultured Paludibaculum sp. genome containing:
- the kdpA gene encoding potassium-transporting ATPase subunit KdpA — translated: MTTLGVLQILVFFAVILAATKPLGAFMTRLFAGERTFLHPVLRPVEKLIYALGGVDEKEEQRWTKYTASLLSFSLFSFIVLFLLQRLQGLLPANPQGFGGAHAPSGATAMTPDLAFNTAVSFVTNTNWQSYVGETTMSYLVQMAGLTVQNFASAAAGIAIAVAVIRGFARQQASSIGNFWTDLVRGTLYLLLPMSLVGALFLCSQGVIQNLKPYTQAATVEGKTQTLAQGPVASQEAIKMIGTNGGGFFNANSAHPFENPTPLSNFVEMLMIFLIPAGLTYTFGRMVGDTRQGWALFAAMSLLFFAGVFALYASEQAGNPILAKMGLQTAATANQPGGNMEGKEVRFGIAATALFATATTDASCGAVNGMHDSFTPLGGLVPLFNLHLGEVIFGGVGAGLYGMLLFAIVAVFIAGLMVGRTPEYLGKKIESKEVKMAMLAMLATSAAILLFSGITAVIQFPKDAYWNGSYGAGTGNLNNSGPHGLAEILYAYSSGAANNGSAFAGISANTPWYNLTIGLAMLVGRFLMIIPLLAAAGSLAAKKRVPVTSGTFPTHGPLFVGLLAGTVVIVGALTFFPALSLTPIVEHFLMQQGRLF